TTTCTCCGTTAAGCATCAAGAAAGTTCAAATTAcattttgaagaaaacattgatatattttaaaagttttattcATGCCTTatgcccggtccacacgctacgataccGATGCGATGTCGGCGTAATTGACGTCtctcggagacgtcattaataTCACggacgcagatctacaaatctgaacaaacgagcatcaatttgtgaacaaatttcaaacaagtgccagtttgtcggttggacatattggaatcagccatggaagcaacactgtgttggtttgccttaccattgtgcttttcggttaaaaagcgaaaaaagaacgtgcgaagaggttacatTGTCGaagaaatggcttttaaatggcatcgtatgcctccgtctttttattgcgatcactatattttttattttttagttgccaaagacatggcagactttcgtaattttttataaattcagttaaacactttcgcgaacgttgacgaagcgtccgaaatataaataagaggccaaaacaaaacatcaacaagtcaaccgacaaactggcaattgtttgaaatttgttcacaaattgatgctcgtttgttcagatttgtagatctgcgtcagtgacattaatgacgtctccagagacgtcacttacgcagacatcgttatcgttatcgtagcgtgtagaccggccaTTAGAGGTTAGATTAAAGTTCAAGCACCCAACCAATCATCTATTTTATTCGAATTTATTCCGCTATTGAAGTATAAAGAAATTGACAACAAGAACGTCGGGTTTTGATTAAAAGAATGAATTGAAACCATGTTTAATCACAACCTTATTCTGCACAGTTGATGGCTCATTTGATCCCTCAAATCGCACAATGTACAGAGAACGTAAAACTGAAGGATAGTAGAAGAGTTACATACAAAAACGCTCTGGTTGCTTATGTGCTAAACATAAAAGGGCCGCTTCCCAGAAGCTTATCCATCTAAATCAACATTCTCAATTTTTCTTACATCTTTTAAAATATCCTTACTATATACTACACCAGCCTCTTGTTTGTCGGTTTTACTGTGACAACAATATTCTTATAGCGATCACTGAAAAATGTTGCTACCCTCTCAATTCGCCTTCTTCTTGTCTCCCACAGCCTTCCCTGCGCCACTGAGTGCGTCTCGTACCTTCCCCACTACCTCCGTGAAGATTATCGTTCCGACAAACACGAGCAGTGTGCCAATCCAGTGGTGCACGGTGAACGGATTGCTGAAGTACACGATCGAGAAGAGTAGGGAAACGAACTTGCGCAGCGTTACCACCAGTGTCACGGTCAGTGAAGAGCATTCCGTTGTAAGCACGTACACGGAGCTGATGCAGACATACTGCGTCAACACATTTCCCAGCAGATAGAGCCACGTGATGGGAACCGAGATGCCCAAtagcggcagcggctgcggcggGCTCGCGTTGGCCAGCTGCAGATGGTCCCAAATGTTACCCGCAAGCAGCGCAAAGAACGGCAAAGGCAAGAGATGTGTGTAGAAAAGGGCTTCCTTCGGGTGCTTGCCATAGCGCTTGTAGAGCACCTCCTGGTAGAGGCCCATCCGCGCGGACACGAAGAGGGCCAGTGTCAGCAGCGCAATGCCCAGCGTCCACCAGAAAAACACGGCAACCGGATCGTCATCGCCTTCACCCTTCAGCACCTGCGTGCTCTCCACCCGGCTGCCGGACACGATCGTGCAGGTGACAATGCCGGCCGTTATCATGCCAACCGACAGGTACTTGGAGAAATCATACCGCTTCTTCAGGATCACGATTCCCATCATCATGTTGGCGATCAgcgacccggcccggaagaTCATGTGCAGCGGCATCGGAATGTTGAAATCGAAAGCATAGTTGTTGCAGACACTGGCGACgaaaaacatcatcaccagGATGGTGTAGTCCTTTAGCCCAATCCGTGGCCGCACCGTGCCGCATTTCGACGTGAAGAGGAAACCCTCGATGGCGATCAGCAGAAACTGAAGGAAGGTGATCAGATTACCGGAACCGGGATCGATTCTGGGGAGTAGAGGAATGTACGCAATGAGGCGGTAAGTATTTCGtccaatttaaaacaaataactcCTGTCGCAAAGCGATTGCTGGATCAGCGAATGTCAAATGCATATAAAAAACAAGACGGGAATGTAATTGATCATGGTGCtcagaaaacataaattttctaCACGTTTTCAAATCTTATCTACCGTTCGATGGTGCTTACTGTTCTCTTATCATTGAGAAATGTTCATCAAGACGCAATGTTATCTTTCCTGGTTGGAATGAAACAATGGTTCATCATGTACGGagcatttgataaaaaaatgataaatgcaATTGTAATAGAAATGCGTGTAATATTACACTATGCAATTCTGCTTTCCGTTGCGTTGCTTCATCTTTATCATCCGAAGCGCTACTCAAAGATCCTTCGGCCACCTGTTTCTCTGTTTGCGAAACTCATTCCTTTGACGTACGCAAACCATGCCAAACAACGCACGCGCCATGGCCTCGTGAACTTACTTAACCTGAGTTGCTTCTGCGACGAAGTGACAAGGTGAGTATTTGGACAGCTGTCTTGTGCTAAAAAAAAGTGCTCTTCTAATTTATCCCAAGACATGTGCCTCgtaagaaaaaacggaaagcaaaattttacttttatttaagttaattttgatttaataGTTTAATAGGCTAATTTCATCGACTCATAAAGCTGAAACCTAcgaatttgttttatgtattgGTCAAGTTCAAACGAACAAGGTCGCGCAAACGAACCTGTGAGTGGTTCTTTCTCTCGTGAATTAACGATCGGCAGCCATGCACTGCACGATGCAACGGACACACGTGCTCGTTCGTGCAAATCGCATCAGTGCGTCAGATCTttacaccgaccgacgattgCCCGTTTTATATACGCCCCTATCGTCTAGTGTTTCCGTTTCTATACCATAAAACACTGCGCTAATCGTATGAAGCGGTGGCCTCATTTGTCCAACATTGTATCACAGTGAAAATGCCGTCCAACTTTCTATTGTTTGAACATTAACTCAATTCGTTTTTTCCCTATTGAACTATTTGCCCTTTATATTTTGGCCAAGGTGCATGATTGACTATCAGTAAATATTGTCGTTACCAACTAAGACGCTGGTTGCGTGAGATTTTAAAGTGCCCTCACGTTTCTTCTCCGTTGCTTTGTTGACTGATCATTGGCGTGGTGTCTAGACGCAAACGTGTGGCACCATGATCCGCACTTTTAATGGGTGATAACGTGATAACGTGAGGATGACAAGAAAAAACGTCGGCATCTAAAACAGCTGAGGGTTCGCTTCGTAGCACGATGCGACAAACGCGCCAAACATCGGCACGCAAAGTGGAAGAGAAACGATTACATAAGCCCAAAACAGGCCAACACGCATAATACATAAATTTGATAGCAGCAGCGTTGGGAATGACTTACTTCACTAGCAGCTCGAGAAACACCACGTTGCTACAGCAACCAACAAACACCATCACAATGGCAAGGGCGGCTTTCATGTTCACCATTTTTAGGACGGGGCGGAGGATAACGATTTCGTGTCAACTTCAACGGTAGTTACTCTTTATCGCAATTGAGACCCTCTGCTGGCAACACTGGCAATCCTTCAATACCAAGGTCACACTGCGAAGGACACCGGAAGTGCGAAACGGAGCACAATTACACTAGCCAATGCCTGACCTGACGATCGCACACGTCGATCAGCTGAATGAGGAACTGTGTGGGGGACTTTATTTTCGGGTTTCACCACCGACGGAAACCCGAATCCAGTTTTCGGTGCGCAAGGTGTATCGTGATCGCGTAACACCCCTTCAGTCTATACCGCTACGAATGGCCACCCGGCAACAAATGACGGCCAATTTCTCAGCATGCGGACGAGCGCCAGTCGCTCCCGGCGTGGCCAATGTTTGATGATTGCAAAGATGAAAGTCACTGTTGGACCGGTCCGTGGGTGGGAGACGAACCGCGAAACCGTTTGAGAAGGAGACAACCGAGCACAATAGGTAGCGCTCTTACGAACACACGATTAGGAGAATTCATAGAAGACGTTTGTGGTCGTTTCACATCAATCACTATTAGAGAAAAATCACAGGCAACAACTAACATCGCGCATAAAACGAAGCAACATTCCGGAAATTTTTTGATTCCGGTCCAAGGCCAcgattttatttcacaaacGCTTTCTTTGCCGATGCGGCAAATAAGAATTTACTCCCGCCCCTCCCCTTCTAGTGTTGTGTTGGTAAGAAACAGCTGTCAGATGGAACCCGAGTGGTGAATtccgtttgtttacatcgccAGTGTTGCCAGTAGAGAGATCAGTGCATGGTGCAAAATTCACCTAATTTAAAAACATGGtacaaatttgaaatttacaaatgaaatttaaacgACTTGTTCCTAATTTAAACGACGTCGGAAAAGACTTTTGGTTAGCTCCATCATTCCATCTTCTGCaatttaaaattggaaaataacgCTCCTCGGAATGATCTTAAAGAACGCACAAGCCTAACGTGTCGCTCGTGagtaaacaaacaccagcTGATAAGAACACTTTCTTTCCGCACCCTTTCATCAGAACTGAACGCCCTTTCAGCGAACCGTTGGATTGGGAACGAGCTGCGTATTGAACATCGAactgaataaatatttaccctCCCTCGTGACCAACCACGAAATGATGGGCTCCGAAGCCGCACGAGAAAGAGTCATAAATTCTTTGTGAAAATGCAGTGCACCAGCCAGTGCACATCGCACTTTACATGATAATGCAATAATCACTCATCTTTTAAAATCTGCCTCTTAAGGCTTCGGTCACTGTGTTGTAATCACCTTCTAAAGGGACGCCGGCAAACTGAGTCCTGTGTCTGTCACTCGCCGACAAACCGGCGTTTGGGTAGGAAAATGAAAGTTTCCGGCGGCCCGGCAAGAAGCCGGTTTACCCCTTTTACACGGACTCCATTACGCGACAGGTTACAGCACATTGCATAATTGAAATGTGAACGAGGAAAGAAAGGATTGGCATCGGGTTCGGGGATTCCTAAGCCGACAAGGACCTTGCTTTTAGCGTGCAGTCTAGGAGCACGTGTTAATATCCTCACGTGCAACATTGTGGTGGCTGGAATTTTGCAACGAGTTCAAACTGAATTCTTCACGAGGCATTTCAAGGTGTAGAACTTCTCTTGCCGCTGGAGCAATGTCTTCACGAGCTCGTTTGTGAATGAGTCTTTTCCTTTGAAGCATGTCTACCTTCTGCAGACCTGCGACAAGAATTCACTTCTATGGCTTTTCACGTTGCGTACGAAATATCATTAGTTTCGAATTCGTGTTAGTATCGGTTACAGCTTTGTTCCCCTGGCGCTTGACCGACAATGATGTCGGGTACAAAAGTAAGACAACATTCTGTAAAAAAATTGCTGTGAggttttccaattccaaacTTGTTTTTCCGTTTACTCCGCCGTGTTAATGGGCTTTTGATGGACAGAATCTCGTTAACCTTTCGACATCTCATTAAATTGGTTGAAATTATATTGAGTCGCCAATTTTCCCCCTCGCTGACCTCAAATCATGGAACgatcaaattgaaatttaaaaatattaaaccgaAAATTCCGTAAAGTACCTACGATCCTAGTTGTAGTTAATGGACATCAAAGTTGTAAAACGGCTCTTCGCAGAAGAAGCAAGACATCCGCGGCCCATACATTGTTTCGGTGCCAACCAGGTCGTCGAAGCCATATATGCGTTGTTGGCCTGCGATTAAGATCCGGTCCCGATGGGTTGCTCAGTCTCCGGTTGGCCGGCTTCGCGATAGGACAAGCGCACAGTTCGAACCGATTAAAAGCGCTGCCCATTGGGTTCAGTGATTGCAGAATATTTGCGTTAATTAAAATCCGGTTCCCGCAATCTCTTCGATCGGCGTGTAACACGTGTAATAGCGAGAAGAACAATGCGCGCCTACCTTCCGGCCAGTGTTGGATACACAGCGAATCGCCACTAGTGTGGGTGTGAGACTGGGGAGCAAAACAGTTGGAGAAATCATCCAGCGCCGTCCGTGTAGTGGTGTGCACGACTCCATCTGGTTGGCTGGCACGAGGGGACGAATTATTGTGTTGACGCTAAGGCCAGTGTTGATATCGTTATTGATAAACAGTTCGTGCTCGAGCGCGCCATTCTGTCGTCAGCCGAAAATCCATAGTTGTCAGCACGTCGAGATGAACGGAGAGACAACCCATTTCCTCGCGAATTGGTGGTGAAAGGGCTCAAGGTGGTTCACTCGCAACGGAATCGTCTACGGCCATGTACAGCTTCACCGTGGGACGGAAATACCTGGTGGCAAAAGAGCCCGTTTAAGTGGCGTGGATGGCTTCATCCCCACCGTAAATCCGTATCGTTCGAGTGCTTGTGTTGGTGATTGCTGGGCAAGTTTTCTTTGTGCGAAGCGCGTACAATTCCAGCGAAATCTGGTCCCGCGGTATCACAGTATTACTTCCACAATCGGCAAACGTAAATAGTGAGGATAGTGCTCCAGTGCCTTGCGAAAAGTGATATCTCCGGCCGCTGCGTATTTCGTGGTTCCTGCGGAACAGCTGATTGCAAAATTGTAACGCCAGCTCCCTAGCAACAACACCAGCTTGGCAACCCGTTAAAGCAACGATCCTGAGCTAATGATCCGGCAAAAGTAGCAGGGTGCAAGTGAACGTTGCCAAGGGATACGGGGCTGCGATGGAAacttgaatttaaaaaaactagATTTACAGCTACTTCAAAGGAGTTATCTTGGACTAAAAGGTAATAGATCAACTAGCGGCAGCGCGATCAAAAAGACAAAATCACGCTAAGTGGATGAGAAAACATATGGTACATTGAAAGCTAATTTTCAGTACCCCAAATTGGACTATTTTTTCTAAACACTTCTGTCAAATTCATACGATTCATGATGGACacttttcagttttttttaatggtgTTCTCAAATATCGTGCTTTTGTCCCAATCACAACAAACCGTTTCGGTGACTGATCGCGCTTTCTGTCGCGCTActttcctgttttgctttcgctcgAATATGGATCGTGAGTAATGCGAGGAACAAAGCATCAACAGATTTTGCGAAACGACACGTATGCGCTTCTGAGGAtcgcatagtttttttttcaatccctCCTCTGTAAGGGAGTCTTCTTTTATACATTTTCGTTCATACAACCATCTAACGAAgcattattttatgttgtatcatttttcaatcctAGCTCATCTCCGGgtcgagtgtgtttgtgtgcaaaatgTCGAAAAGTTCCGGCCATAAAACGCCCCTCGCCAACGGCAGCACAACGATCCATCGGTATGGATCGACGGTCGAAACGCTGGTAAATGGTGGCCCCGTGGAGCACCACAGCCCCATCGAAACAGATACCATAACGCCAATAGCAGCTCAGACGACAGAAGAAATGGAGAGGAGCCTGCTGGAAAAACGGTCCACGTTACGGATGTGCGAAAAAATTGGCTACGGATTGGGTCACGTGTACAATGATCTTTGCGCCGGCGTCTGGTTTAGCTACACACTTCTGTTTATGCAGGGCGCCCTGGGCATGCCGGCGGCCGAGGCCGGAGCAATGGTTATGCTGGGCCAGGTTGGTGACGCCATCGCTACGCCCATCGTGGGGCTTCTTACCGATCGGTATGGGACCAAGCGTCAGTGGCATATTTTCGGTAAACAAAACTCTGCTTACGAAATTTCCAGAAATCCAAACTAATGTATCTTCGCCTTTTTCTTCAGGTACCTTCATAGTTTTTCTAACGTTTCCGATGATCTTCTCACTGTGTCCCTGGTGCACGGTGGCCCCACACTGGTGGGAGATCGTTTACTTCGTGGCTGTGATATTGGCATTCCAGTTTGGGTGGCCCATTGTGCAGGTCACACACCTGGCGATGATCCCGGAGATATCGCGCACCCAGAAGGACCGTTCGGATCTGACGGCGATCCGCTACTCCCTGTCGATCGTCTCGAACGTTGTCGTGTACATTGTCACCTGGGCGGTGCTTCGCAATCGAACTAGCACCGATAACCAGATCGGTCCCGGAGATGCTTACCGATTCCGGGTAAGCATCGTGCTGGttttttttggcgttttttgGACATCCACTTTATCTTTATCCATAGGACATTTCGCTCATACTGACCCTGGTGGGTGTTTCCATGTCGGTGCTGTTTAACTTCTCGCTCACGTTCACCGGGTACGAGCACCGGAGAAGTACTGCCCTCCAGCACAACATTATCCGTTCTCCTACGGCCCCACACACGGACGAAGATCCCGAGCGTGAAAGGTTGCTTGGGCCCCCATCGCAACACCCGGGGGGTTCTTCAAACGGGCCGGACGCAGTGGTGCTGCGGAAACCAAAGAAAAACTTCTTCAAATCCCCTCTATTGTACCAAAATGCGTTACTGTAAGTACTGGTGGTCCTAAATATGTAACAAACGTGTAATAATCTGCgtaatttttcgtttccctCTTCTAGGTACGTCTTTTCCAGACTGTTTATGACGACGTCGCTAGTTTACATGCCGCTTTGGTTAGATGAACGCGCTTACCAGCCAGACACTACGCCAACGGAAAGTAACGCTAGTGTCGAGCATTTGGCCACCGTTCCCTTGGTATCGTTTCTGGCCTCGTTCGTCGCTTCGCTGGTGCTGAAGTACACCAATCGTTTCATCAGCAACAGTCTGGTTTACTTCATCGGTTCCATTGTCAGTATTAGCGTTTGCCTCTGGATTGCGCTTACGGCCACATCCGCTTCCTTCAGCACGTTTGCACTGTTCGTGATTGCCTCGCTTTTCGGGGCCGGCAGTTCCATCACCATGGTCAGCAGTTTGTGCATCACCGCGGACATGATTGGGAAGCACGCGGATCAGAGCGGAATCATCTACTCGGCGGTTACTTTCGCCGATAAACTGGTTACTGGAGTGGTTGTCGTCATCATCGAATCGGTGTATGTTGGGCGTTGAGTCGTTGTTTTGCTTATGCTGATCGGTTTACTTTCCGTCCGTTCCATTTTAGTAAATGCCATGACCGAACCGATTGTCCAGAGTATTATCGGAGCGTTTTGTCGTACGGATGCGGATTGGCGGCGATTCTCGGGTGTCTCACGCTGACCACGTTACTTTGCACAACTGCTAGGACACGCGCCAGAACCCGGTAGCCTTTGAGGTAGTATGGAAAGCAGACAGCAAAGCGAGGCTCTGTTATATATTTtcttaaatattttatttgtttaatctAACTGAACACCTCTAGATAATGTACCCTCGGACCATAGTGCGAAATACAGATAAATCAGTCTATGGTGCCTTTTTTACTTGATGAAACCATTTATACAAAGCGTGGATTTATTAAACCGACTGTAATTCTTCGAAAGTACACTAAGTTGATACGACTTATTGGGGTGAAACCGCACCTTGGCACTCAAGGGTTGGGTGCTGTCTAACGCACGGTCAACTGACAGCACGGCGGCCGAGCTGTCAACCGGACTGGCAACCCTGgcaatgttgttttttctgttcttttctttttctgcttgtTGATAATTCCAAGTTGGCCAGCAGATCAGGCAATAAAACTCCTCCGCGTAAAGATCGTGTTTCAGCCATTTCTTCGCGAGGTGCGTAGAGTTGATAAGCTCCGTAATCTCGTGGCATCTTGCAGGGTGAAGTGCAGGGCAGCATAGCTCCGTGTGACACAAAGTGGTAGTGGTGGAGAGTTTTGCATACCGTGCGTAGGATGATAAGAAAAGAGTGAACGGTGACCAGATGTGTTCGAAGCAGGCGAAAAAACCATGAGTAACTTCAGTGCACAACTTGCTGGTTACTGCTTTCTGAAGGAAGGAAGATTAAAACTTGAAGACGCGCCCCAAACATCAAAGTGACCGACCCACACGCCATCCGATACTTCATTACCGGCCCGCCCCAATACGGATAACATTCcaagcggcggtggcggtgtgacCTCCCCCCCAGACAGGAATTTTATTAGCATCGAGAAACGCCCTCCAGTGCTCACGCAGAAAAATAGAAACTCGCCTCCATCATCGTCTCAAGCGGAGAGACGAAGGGCAACCCGTCGATTGCCACTGTTCCCTCACCGTGAAAGAGGCTGCAGAATGCACTTTTCGATACCGAGCACGCAAGAGTTCGGCTCCGAGGGAAGCGGATCATCGTTCACGGTAAGGTTTCGGTAGAGCACGGCTCCGCGCACCCCGCGGCGCCGTATCAGCCACGCGATTGTGAAGATAACGTGCGATCCACGCGAGCCGGACAGCGTGCGCGGCCCGTATCGGGGTTTAtccaattaaattttcttcgctTAGCACCAATTGATTGGACTGTTGCTCTGATTGCCTGACTGTGCGGAACGGTGGGCCGTGTTATGGCGCTGGTCTGGGTTCTGgaagataaagaaaatggCACGAACGGGGGGCAGTTGGGTGGGCAGTAAACCGTCTTCAAGTGGAAGAGCATCTCAACCCGGAACAACCGCATACGATCGTTGGCGGGTGATGCTTTGCAAAAAGACCGAACGAGTCTGTGCCACTCACAGTAGTTTCTATTAGGCCCACAAGTGGAGTTCTTGCCAGTAGTTTTACGCAAGCCACCCCAACCCAATGCCGCGGGCCACACGTAACGATCTGCTGCTTGGAGTCAAGCTTaggctttttttgtttgtgaatgCTACCCACTTGATGGTTTTTTGGTAGCCAGCTGACGTAGCCTTCGACCTCTTTGCAAAGATGATGGCCCTCGATGGGGGGGGATTTCGGCTGAAGCACTTGCCGCGTCGCTGTCTACACAAATGGAGCCCGAAAGGCAAAATTACGAAgcacaccatcatcgccaGGATGCCAATGTGGCTCCCTAGCGGTTGGCTGGGTTTGCTATTTGCCATCGCTTGTTGATCCAATTGCGGAGCGGTGTAATTGCGATATGTTTGTTCGATTCCAAAGTCGAATGCCCTTTGCTTGCAGTCCTACATCCAATAATGTTTTTTCTCCTGTGTGGTTCTATTTTTGGCCGCATTTTTGGGGCCGACAGTGAAGCAAATGTATAAACATCGGCCCCCGAAAAAATAACACGACCTCAACACGCATACTGCTCGCGCGTACGCATTCAATGCGCTGAAATCGATCTTTtcggcggaaacggaatgtCGACCGCGGGTCTTTATTGGCGCGTTATGCGTTTTATGTTAATTCTGAGTAATGCTGGTCATTTTTTACCCTTTCCATTGGAGTTTGCCTTTCTTGGGGAAATGAATGTTGGAACATTTTGATGAAGGAGCGATAAGTGCAACGaaaatgaggatgaaatgTTAAAATAACATGTGTAGATACATAATTGTGGCAAGCAATGTATTATCTTACACCTTTAAGTTGTGCTCTTATCGGTGATGATCGGTGCGCggaaacaaaattttattgtttgtcgacaaagttgtttgttgt
The nucleotide sequence above comes from Anopheles bellator chromosome 1, idAnoBellAS_SP24_06.2, whole genome shotgun sequence. Encoded proteins:
- the LOC131211113 gene encoding UDP-xylose and UDP-N-acetylglucosamine transporter, which gives rise to MVNMKAALAIVMVFVGCCSNVVFLELLVKIDPGSGNLITFLQFLLIAIEGFLFTSKCGTVRPRIGLKDYTILVMMFFVASVCNNYAFDFNIPMPLHMIFRAGSLIANMMMGIVILKKRYDFSKYLSVGMITAGIVTCTIVSGSRVESTQVLKGEGDDDPVAVFFWWTLGIALLTLALFVSARMGLYQEVLYKRYGKHPKEALFYTHLLPLPFFALLAGNIWDHLQLANASPPQPLPLLGISVPITWLYLLGNVLTQYVCISSVYVLTTECSSLTVTLVVTLRKFVSLLFSIVYFSNPFTVHHWIGTLLVFVGTIIFTEVVGKVRDALSGAGKAVGDKKKAN
- the LOC131216178 gene encoding major facilitator superfamily domain-containing protein 12-like gives rise to the protein MSKSSGHKTPLANGSTTIHRYGSTVETLVNGGPVEHHSPIETDTITPIAAQTTEEMERSLLEKRSTLRMCEKIGYGLGHVYNDLCAGVWFSYTLLFMQGALGMPAAEAGAMVMLGQVGDAIATPIVGLLTDRYGTKRQWHIFGTFIVFLTFPMIFSLCPWCTVAPHWWEIVYFVAVILAFQFGWPIVQVTHLAMIPEISRTQKDRSDLTAIRYSLSIVSNVVVYIVTWAVLRNRTSTDNQIGPGDAYRFRDISLILTLVGVSMSVLFNFSLTFTGYEHRRSTALQHNIIRSPTAPHTDEDPERERLLGPPSQHPGGSSNGPDAVVLRKPKKNFFKSPLLYQNALLYVFSRLFMTTSLVYMPLWLDERAYQPDTTPTESNASVEHLATVPLVSFLASFVASLVLKYTNRFISNSLVYFIGSIVSISVCLWIALTATSASFSTFALFVIASLFGAGSSITMVSSLCITADMIGKHADQSGIIYSAVTFADKLVTGVVVVIIESVKCHDRTDCPEYYRSVLSYGCGLAAILGCLTLTTLLCTTARTRARTR